One Micromonas commoda chromosome 5, complete sequence genomic window, ACGCAACGGCCTGGGCAAGATCGTCTACCTCCGAAGGGACGTGGAGTACCTGGTCACGAGGACGTCGGGTGACAGGAACAGGCCGTCGCTGAGCGACGTCAGGAGCTTCGAGCAGGTCATGGGCGCCAGGGCGCCGTGGtacgaacgcgcggcggactaCGTCGTGGACGCCACGGGGGGGAGCGTCGAGAAGGAGGTCAAGAACAAGCAGGAGATCAAGCGCGAGGTGCTCCGGTACTTTTACCAAGTCACCGGCGAGGTACCGGCGGATGAGCAGTACAGACCACcgacggacgacgaagacgacgacgacgaagacgacgattAGCCTAATCTtagccgcgcgcgcgtctcgtttTTAAACCGATGCACAACCAACTATCAACTCAAGGGTAATAACGTCAGAGCTTCGATCGGTGCTCCGTCAATCTCCCCTCGTACACACGAGGAAAGCTTCCTTCTACACCAAGGTCCTGTTGCCCGATGGATAAGGCGCCGGTCTACGGAACCGGAGAGTCCAGGTTCGTCCCTGGCAGGATCACGCTTTCTTTTTTTAATTTCTGAGGACATGGGGCGACGCGGCACGACGGTAATAACGTCAGAGCTTCGATCGGTGCTCCGTCAATCGCGGCGGCAGCACCTTGTACGGGTTCAGTAtaccgcgcgggtcgaacaCCTCCTTGACCCGCCGCATCGCCTCGATCGACGCCTCGTCCTTGCTGTGCGCCAACTCGCGCGGTTTCATggcaccgacgccgtgcTCCGCGCTTATGCTCCCGCGTTGCTCCGCGGTCCACTGGTACACGAAGGGCTCGAGGATCGCCTCCAGCCCCGGGTGATATCCATCCGGGGAGGACACGTTCAGGTGCAGGTTACCGTCCCCGAGGTGCCCGTACCCGAGCACCGACACCTTCGAGGCGTCGAACGACGTGGATGCTGCTGACGTGGATGCCGACGTGGATGTTGACGTGGATGCTGACGTGGAGGCCGCCAGCCTATTACGAGTCTCCACCACGAGGTCGTACATCCGCTCCGTCGGCAACGACACGTCGTACTTGTACACCGCCCCGGCGTGTTTCAGCGCGACGGAGATGCGCTCGCGAAGGTTCcacagcgcggacgcgtgcttcgcgtcctcgcccaccacgccgtcgatcgccACCCCGCGCTTCCGGAGCGATCGAACCCacgcgcgaacccggcgtCTCGCagcccggtgagtcaccgacCCTTTGCCGGAACCGTCGCCAAAAACCGCCGTCTCTGTCACGACGTAAAACGGCGCCTTCGTCTTGGGCAGCGgatccctcgcgccccgcagCGTCGACAGCACCAACTCCAGGCTCGCGCGGTCGAAGAACTCGAACGCCTGCAGACAGTCCCCGAGTTTGGTTCGCGCGTCccgaagcgcggcgacggcgtcggcgaatgAACCCACGGCGcagacggcgacgtccactCCAGTCGGCTTTCTCGGCGCGAGCATCGCCACCTTCGTCACCACTCCCAGCGTCCCCTCCGCGCCTATGAACAGCTGCTTGAGGTCGTACCCGGTGTTGTCCTTTCGCAGCGTTCGGACGAGGTCCAGGACGGTGCCGTCCGCGGTGACCACCTCGAGGCCGAGCACGGAGCCGTGAAGCGAGCCGTGCCGAACGAGCCTGAGCCCGCCGGCGTTGGTGCTGACGTTGCCGCCGATCTGGCACCTGCCCTTGGCGCCCAGGTCCAGCGGCGCCGTCATGCCGCGCGCGTTGAGCGCGTGCTCCAAGTCCTCGAGGACGCATCCGGCCTCGCACACGACCGTCCCGGCGACCGGGTCCACGGACAGCACCGCGTTCATGCGTCGCATCCCGAGGACAATCTCGTCGTGCaccgggacgccgccgccgacgagcccggTGTTGCCGCCCTGGGGCACGAccgcgagcccgcgcgcgttgCAGTGGCGCAGGATCGCGGAGACCTgggaggtgcgcgcgggcAGGAGTAAGACGCCGGCGTTTCCCCGGTACTTGCGCATCCAGTCCTCGTTGCACGCGTCCAGGGATCTGGCGTCCGTGCGGACgttgtcgtcgccgaggatctcgcggaaagcggcgaggtcggcgtcggtgaggaCGGCGAAGTCGCCACGCGGGGCTGGGTCGCCGCCCATcgtgcggcgacggacggggcgggggaaAGAGTGGGGTCGACctacgcgcgcggcggcgatgagagGGCGTTGTTGCCTCGGGGAAAAATGGCCTTGTCAGCGCTGGGCGATTTTTTGTCTGTGACgcacgcgaggcgcgaggggAGTCGACAGCTAAGGCGTTGTTCACATCGTATCACGAGCTGCTAACGCATCGCAAGTCAGAGAGGAGCCGTGTCTactcgtccaccgtcacGCCGTCATCCAGAAACAAGGAGCAGAAACAAGGAGCCGCTCTGAGCTCGCGTATCGcagccggcacgctcgtcagctcatTGCACCTGAGGTCCAACCTCTCCaccgacgtgagctgcccgatctccgccggcaggctCGACAGCTGGTTGCTGTTGAGGCCCAACaccgtcagcgacgtgagctgcccgatctccgccggcacgcgcgtcagctgattgtcgCCGAGGTACAACCTCTGCAGTGaggtgagctgcccgatctccgccggcacgctcgtcagctcatTGCCGTGGAGGTACAACTccttcagcgacgtgagctgcccgatctccgccggcacgctcgtcagtATATTGCCGTTGAGGCCCAACcactccagcgacgtgagctgcccaatctccgccggcacgctcgtcagctggttGCCGTAGAGTAACAACCTCTCCAGCGAtgcgagctgcccgatctccgccggcacgcttgtcagctgattgccgccAAGGCCCAACcactccagcgacgtgagctgcccgatctccgccggcacgctcgtcagctggttGTTGTCGAGGCGCAACCTcaccagcgacgcgagctgcccgatctccgccggcacgcgcGTCAGCTTGTTGATGTGGAG contains:
- a CDS encoding predicted protein, coding for MGGDPAPRGDFAVLTDADLAAFREILGDDNVRTDARSLDACNEDWMRKYRGNAGVLLLPARTSQVSAILRHCNARGLAVVPQGGNTGLVGGGVPVHDEIVLGMRRMNAVLSVDPVAGTVVCEAGCVLEDLEHALNARGMTAPLDLGAKGRCQIGGNVSTNAGGLRLVRHGSLHGSVLGLEVVTADGTVLDLVRTLRKDNTGYDLKQLFIGAEGTLGVVTKVAMLAPRKPTGVDVAVCAVGSFADAVAALRDARTKLGDCLQAFEFFDRASLELVLSTLRGARDPLPKTKAPFYVVTETAVFGDGSGKGSVTHRAARRRVRAWVRSLRKRGVAIDGVVGEDAKHASALWNLRERISVALKHAGAVYKYDVSLPTERMYDLVVETRNRLAASTSASTSTSTSASTSAASTSFDASKVSVLGYGHLGDGNLHLNVSSPDGYHPGLEAILEPFVYQWTAEQRGSISAEHGVGAMKPRELAHSKDEASIEAMRRVKEVFDPRGILNPYKVLPPRLTEHRSKL